The proteins below are encoded in one region of Mus caroli chromosome 10, CAROLI_EIJ_v1.1, whole genome shotgun sequence:
- the Plagl1 gene encoding zinc finger protein PLAGL1, whose amino-acid sequence MAPFRCQKCGKSFVTLEKFTIHNYSHSRERPFKCSKAECGKAFVSKYKLMRHMATHSPQKIHQCTHCGKTFNRKDHLKNHLQTHDPNKISYACEDCGKKYHTMLGYKRHLALHSASNGDLTCGVCTLELGSTEVLLDHLKSHAEEKANQAPREKKYQCDHCDRCFYTRKDVRRHLVVHTGCKDFLCQFCAQRFGRKDHLTRHTKKTHSQELMQENMQAGDYQSNFQLIAPSTSFQIKVDPMPPFQLGAVPENGLDGGLPPEVHGLVLAPPEEAPQPMPPLEPLEPLEPLEPLEPLEPLEPMQPLEPLQPLEPLQPLEPLEPMQPMLPMQPMQPMQPMQPMQPMLPMQPMQPMQPMQPMLPMPEPSFTLHPGVVPTSPPPIILQEHKYNPVPTSYAPFVGMPVKADGKAFCNVGFFEEFPLQEPQAPLKFNPCFEMPMEGFGKVTLSKELLVDAVNIAIPASLEISSLLGFWQLPPPTPQNGFVNSTIPVGPGEPLPHRITCLAQQQPPPLPPPPPLPLPQPLPVPQPLPQPQMQPQFQLQIQPQMQPQMQLQPLQLQLPQLLPQLQPQQQPDPEPEPEPEPEPEPEPEPEPEPEPEPEPEPEPEPEEEQEEAEEEAEEGAEEGAEPEAQAEEEEEEEEEEEEAEEPHPEEAQIAVSAVNLGQPPLPPTPHIFTAGSNTAILPHFHHAFR is encoded by the exons ATGGCTCCATTCCGCTGTCAAAAATGTGGCAAGTCCTTCGTCACCCTGGAGAAGTTCACCATTCACAATTATTCCCACTCCAGGGAGCGCCCATTCAAGTGCTCGAAGGCTGAGTGTGGCAAAGCCTTCGTCTCCAAGTATAAGCTGATGAG ACACATGGCCACACACTCGCCACAGAAGATTCACCAGTGTACTCACTGTGGGAAGACATTCAACCGGAAGGATCACCTGAAAAATCACCTCCAGACCCACGATCCCAACAAGATCTCCTACGCGTGTGAGGATTGCGGCAAGAAGTACCACACCATGCTGGGCTACAAGAGGCACCTGGCCCTGCACTCGGCGAGCAACGGCGATCTCACCTGTGGGGTGTGCACCCTGGAGCTGGGGAGCACCGAGGTCCTGCTGGACCACCTCAAGTCTCACGCGGAAGAAAAGGCCAACCAGGCACCCAGGGAGAAGAAATACCAGTGCGACCACTGTGATAGATGCTTCTACACCCGGAAAGATGTGCGTCGCCACCTGGTGGTCCACACAGGATGCAAGGACTTCCTGTGTCAGTTCTGTGCCCAGAGATTTGGGCGCAAAGACCACCTCACTCGTCACACCAAGAAGACCCACTCCCAGGAGCTGATGCAAGAGAATATGCAGGCAGGAGATTACCAGAGCAATTTCCAACTCATTGCGCCTTCGACTTCGTTCCAGATAAAGGTTGATCCCATGCCTCCTTTCCAGCTAGGAGCGGTCCCCGAGAACGGGCTTGATGGTGGCTTGCCACCTGAGGTTCATGGTCTAGTGCTTGCTCCTCCAGAAGAAGCTCCCCAGCCCATGCCGCCTTTGGAGCCTTTGGAGCCTTTGGAGCCTTTGGAGCCTTTGGAGCCTTTGGAGCCTTTGGAGCCTATGCAGCCTTTGGAGCCTTTGCAGCCTTTGGAGCCTTTGCAACCTTTGGAGCCTCTGGAGCCTATGCAGCCAATGCTGCCAATGCAGCCAATGCAGCCAATGCAGCCAATGCAGCCAATGCAGCCAATGCTGCCAATGCAGCCAATGCAGCCAATGCAGCCAATGCAGCCAATGCTGCCAATGCCAGAGCCGTCTTTTACTCTGCACCCTGGCGTAgttcccacctctcctcccccaaTTATTCTTCAGGAGCATAAGTATAATCCTGTTCCTACCTCATATGCCCCATTTGTAGGCATGCCCGTCAAAGCAGATGGCAAGGCCTTTTGCAACGTGGGTTTCTTTGAGGAatttcctctgcaagagcctcAGGCACCTCTCAAGTTCAACCCATGTTTTGAGATGCCTATGGAGGGGTTTGGGAAAGTCACCCTGTCCAAAGAGCTGCTGGTAGATGCTGTGAATATAGCCATTCCTGCCTCTCTGGAGATTTCCTCCCTATTGGGGTTTTGGCAGCTCCCCCCTCCTACTCCCCAGAATGGTTTTGTGAATAGCACCATCCCTGTGGGGCCTGGGGAGCCACTGCCCCATAGGATAACCTGTCTGGCgcagcagcagccaccaccaCTACCGCCGCCACCACCGCTGCCACTGCCACAGCCACTGCCAGTGCCGCAGCCACTACCACAGCCACAGATGCAGCCACAGTTTCAGTTGCAGATCCAGCCCCAGATGCAGCCCCAGATGCAGCTACAGCCACTACAGCTGCAGCTACCACAGCTGCTGCCGCAACTGCAGCCTCAGCAGCAGCCTGATCctgagccagagccagagccggAGCCAGAGCCGGAGCCAgaaccagagccagagccagagccagagccagagccagaaccagagccagagccagagccagaggaagaacaggaagaggcagaagaagaggcagaggaaggagcagaggaaggagcagaaccagaggcacaggcagaagaagaggaagaggaagaggaagaggaagaggaagcggAAGAGCCACATCCAGAAGAAGCCCAAATAGCAGTGAGTGCTGTGAATCTGGGCCAGCCTCCCCTACCCCCAACTCCCCATATTTTCACAGCTGGCTCCAACACTGCTATCCTGCCCCATTTCCATCACGCATTTAGATAA